One genomic region from Alicyclobacillus vulcanalis encodes:
- the tnpA gene encoding IS66 family insertion sequence element accessory protein TnpA — translation MRKHMSHQERRERWREHIAAFYDSGLSASQFCAEHGLKPHQFRYWLRRHRNAPVHDPQETAA, via the coding sequence ATGCGAAAGCACATGTCTCACCAGGAACGCCGTGAACGTTGGCGTGAACACATCGCCGCCTTCTACGACAGCGGCCTATCCGCCAGCCAGTTCTGCGCTGAGCACGGTCTGAAACCCCATCAGTTCCGGTACTGGCTTCGTCGACATCGAAACGCACCCGTCCATGATCCTCAAGAGACGGCTGCGTGA